In the genome of Variibacter gotjawalensis, one region contains:
- a CDS encoding PhzF family phenazine biosynthesis protein — protein MKTRPYTVLDVFTSRRFAGNPLAVVRDGEGLDTEAMQTIAREFNLPETVFLLPPESDKHRARLRIFTPKAELPFAGHPTVGTAVWLGLDAPGAFVLKEEIGEVSCRSEKRGDGHGFATFDLPKLPRRVADAAEAEIIAHSLSLTLDDLGCDDFAPGVWSAGNAFTMVPVRGLDAIARANANTAHWEAAYGLGKAASPFLFCRETAETGHAFHARMFAPTMGIIEDPATGSALAAFAGLIAQSGGLSDGTHELAVEQGYEMGRPSIMHLTLTLKAGAITRASIGGDAVVVARGEIVA, from the coding sequence ATGAAGACGCGTCCTTACACAGTGCTCGATGTTTTCACCTCGCGGCGCTTTGCTGGAAATCCACTCGCGGTCGTCCGCGATGGCGAAGGCCTCGATACCGAAGCGATGCAGACGATCGCGCGCGAATTCAATCTCCCCGAAACCGTGTTTCTGCTTCCGCCGGAGAGCGACAAACACCGCGCGCGCTTGCGCATCTTTACGCCGAAGGCCGAGCTTCCCTTCGCAGGGCATCCTACAGTCGGCACTGCCGTGTGGCTTGGCCTCGATGCGCCGGGCGCGTTTGTCCTCAAGGAGGAGATCGGCGAAGTCTCCTGCCGGTCCGAGAAACGCGGCGATGGCCACGGCTTCGCGACCTTCGATCTGCCGAAGTTGCCGAGGCGGGTCGCCGACGCGGCTGAAGCTGAAATCATCGCGCATTCGCTCTCGCTCACGCTTGACGATCTCGGCTGCGACGATTTCGCGCCGGGCGTCTGGTCGGCAGGCAATGCCTTCACGATGGTGCCGGTGCGCGGGCTCGATGCCATCGCGCGCGCCAACGCCAACACGGCGCATTGGGAAGCCGCTTACGGGCTCGGCAAAGCCGCCTCGCCGTTCCTTTTTTGCCGCGAGACGGCGGAGACGGGCCACGCCTTTCACGCGCGCATGTTCGCGCCGACGATGGGCATCATAGAAGATCCTGCCACCGGTTCCGCGCTCGCGGCGTTTGCCGGACTGATCGCGCAAAGCGGCGGCCTCTCGGACGGCACACACGAGCTTGCCGTGGAGCAAGGCTACGAGATGGGCCGCCCGAGCATCATGCATCTCACGCTCACGCTCAAAGCCGGCGCGATCACCAGAGCCTCGATCGGCGGCGATGCGGTCGTCGTCGCACGCGGCGAGATCGTCGCGTGA
- a CDS encoding GFA family protein, which yields MTQKLHGGCACGAIKYEAAADPVTMLNCHCRHCQRASGSAYAAIVVFDKGAVTLSSEPKYHASTGISGNRVDRGFCPECGNPVSIKLEAMPNILGIQAATLDDPALFKPAVDLFTASAQGWDQMHPDLPKHPQGPPRRK from the coding sequence ATGACGCAAAAGCTTCACGGTGGTTGCGCTTGCGGCGCGATCAAATACGAGGCCGCCGCCGATCCGGTCACCATGCTCAATTGCCATTGCCGCCACTGTCAGCGCGCGAGCGGCTCGGCCTATGCGGCAATCGTCGTATTCGACAAAGGCGCCGTGACGCTCTCGAGCGAGCCGAAGTATCACGCCTCGACCGGGATCAGCGGCAACCGCGTCGATCGCGGCTTCTGTCCGGAATGCGGCAACCCGGTCAGCATCAAGCTGGAGGCGATGCCGAACATTCTCGGCATCCAGGCAGCGACGCTCGACGACCCGGCTCTGTTCAAGCCGGCGGTCGACCTCTTTACCGCCAGCGCACAAGGCTGGGACCAGATGCACCCCGATCTGCCGAAGCATCCGCAGGGTCCGCCGCGGCGCAAATGA
- a CDS encoding family 16 glycosylhydrolase — MVPSGYTATFTEEFNELSVSAWGPGTRWIAHTPWNGDFGDATFADPANGFPFTVTNGVLRIEASKSSGQWQSGLLASVDAQGHGFSQQYGYFEMRAQLPSGAGVWPAFWLIGLDRSQFTAEIDVMEQHGSALGDRYSSAVHTWYRDGSQPSASVAKQHIVGANVMTSGFHDYGVNVTPTSTIFYFDGQEVWRTATPESHKQPMYILLDLALGGGFPINQTPNPSYMYVDYVHVYQTTTQPTDPPPQGGIVGTSGNDNLKGTAAADMITGLAGNDALNGLAGNDTLDGGAGNDILTGGLGADWMIGGAGDDIFYVDDIGDRVSEAVGEGYDTVRSSVSFTLPDNVEKLTLSGDLSTSGTGNALANELYGDAGANTLSGLSGADKLFGLAGNDRLLGGDQNDTLIGGLGVDTMTGGAGADRFQFDVIGDSGVTAATRDFITDFSRTENDILALSGIDANTLVAGNQAFAFIGTSAFSRAAGQLRYGTSNGMTIVEGDVNGDGIADFSVALQGIQSLTVAAFIL; from the coding sequence ATGGTTCCGTCCGGATATACGGCCACATTCACCGAAGAGTTCAACGAGCTCAGCGTCTCGGCGTGGGGCCCCGGCACGCGCTGGATCGCGCACACGCCGTGGAACGGAGATTTCGGCGACGCGACGTTTGCCGATCCCGCCAACGGCTTTCCGTTTACGGTGACCAACGGCGTACTCCGCATCGAAGCGAGTAAAAGCAGCGGTCAGTGGCAATCCGGCCTGCTCGCTTCGGTCGACGCGCAAGGGCACGGCTTTTCGCAGCAATACGGTTACTTCGAGATGCGTGCGCAGCTACCGAGCGGCGCCGGGGTCTGGCCGGCATTTTGGTTGATTGGTCTCGATCGCTCGCAATTCACCGCCGAGATCGACGTGATGGAGCAACATGGTTCGGCGCTCGGCGATCGTTATTCGTCGGCCGTGCACACCTGGTATCGTGACGGCAGTCAGCCAAGCGCAAGCGTGGCAAAACAGCATATTGTCGGCGCCAACGTGATGACGTCCGGCTTTCACGACTACGGCGTCAACGTCACACCGACATCGACGATCTTCTACTTCGATGGTCAGGAAGTCTGGCGCACCGCAACGCCCGAGTCGCACAAGCAGCCGATGTATATCTTGCTTGATCTCGCGCTGGGCGGCGGGTTCCCGATCAATCAAACCCCCAACCCGTCATACATGTACGTCGACTACGTTCACGTCTACCAGACGACGACGCAGCCGACTGATCCACCGCCGCAGGGCGGTATCGTCGGCACCAGCGGCAACGACAACCTGAAGGGAACGGCCGCCGCGGATATGATCACTGGCCTTGCGGGCAACGACGCGTTGAATGGTCTTGCCGGCAATGACACGCTCGACGGCGGCGCCGGCAACGACATTCTGACGGGCGGTCTCGGCGCCGACTGGATGATCGGTGGCGCCGGCGATGACATCTTCTACGTCGACGATATTGGCGACCGTGTCAGCGAAGCCGTTGGCGAAGGCTACGATACGGTTCGCAGCTCCGTTTCGTTCACGCTGCCGGACAACGTCGAGAAACTCACATTGTCTGGCGACCTTTCGACCAGCGGCACTGGCAACGCGCTCGCCAATGAACTCTACGGCGATGCCGGCGCCAACACTTTGAGCGGGCTCAGCGGGGCCGACAAACTTTTCGGTTTGGCTGGCAACGACCGGCTGCTAGGCGGCGATCAGAACGACACGCTGATCGGCGGCCTCGGCGTCGACACGATGACTGGCGGCGCAGGTGCGGACCGCTTTCAGTTCGACGTTATCGGCGACAGCGGAGTGACGGCTGCGACGCGCGACTTCATCACCGATTTCTCGCGCACGGAGAATGACATTCTCGCGCTCAGCGGCATCGATGCAAACACGCTCGTGGCGGGGAACCAGGCGTTTGCATTCATCGGCACATCGGCTTTCTCGCGCGCAGCCGGTCAATTGCGCTACGGCACGAGCAACGGCATGACGATCGTCGAAGGCGACGTGAACGGCGACGGCATTGCAGACTTTTCAGTCGCGCTGCAGGGAATTCAATCGTTGAC
- the pdxY gene encoding pyridoxal kinase PdxY, giving the protein MNLLSIQSHVAYGHVGNDAAVFPLQRIGVEVWPIHTVQFSNHTGYGAWRGRVFDGDFVREVFAGIAERGVLPRCDGVLSGYMGDAGIGEAILHAVAEVRAANPNARYCCDPVIGDVGRGVFVRPGIAEFMRERAVPAADVITPNQFELDLLTGRSTATLSDALAAVDALHALGPPAILVTSLITEDTPNDAIDLIASDGGKRYRVRTPKLPISVNGAGDAIAALFFAHWLRSGSVATALGAAAASVYGLLKRTAEADSREIVLVAAQDEFVTPSTTFEVQPL; this is encoded by the coding sequence ATGAACCTTCTCTCGATCCAATCTCACGTTGCGTACGGTCATGTCGGCAACGACGCGGCCGTGTTTCCGCTGCAGCGGATCGGCGTCGAGGTTTGGCCGATCCATACCGTACAGTTCTCTAACCACACCGGCTATGGCGCATGGCGCGGGCGTGTGTTTGACGGCGACTTCGTGCGCGAGGTTTTTGCCGGTATCGCTGAACGCGGTGTGCTGCCGCGATGCGATGGCGTGCTGTCGGGTTACATGGGTGACGCCGGCATCGGCGAAGCTATTCTGCATGCGGTGGCGGAAGTGCGCGCCGCCAACCCGAATGCGCGCTATTGCTGCGACCCGGTCATCGGCGATGTCGGACGCGGCGTTTTCGTACGGCCCGGCATCGCGGAGTTCATGCGCGAACGCGCGGTGCCGGCTGCCGATGTCATCACGCCGAACCAGTTCGAGCTCGACCTGCTCACCGGCCGCTCCACCGCGACTTTGAGCGATGCACTCGCGGCGGTCGATGCTTTGCATGCTCTCGGCCCGCCCGCAATCCTCGTCACGTCGCTGATCACCGAAGATACGCCGAACGACGCCATCGATCTCATCGCATCGGATGGCGGTAAACGCTATCGCGTGCGGACGCCGAAGCTGCCGATCTCCGTCAACGGCGCCGGCGATGCGATCGCTGCGTTGTTCTTCGCTCACTGGCTGCGCTCAGGTTCGGTCGCGACAGCGCTCGGGGCTGCCGCCGCCTCGGTCTACGGCTTGCTCAAACGCACGGCCGAGGCGGATTCGCGCGAGATCGTTCTCGTTGCGGCACAGGACGAATTCGTTACTCCCAGCACCACGTTTGAGGTTCAGCCACTATGA
- a CDS encoding ABC transporter permease translates to MNRIQLLSLQILVAVVAIGLWHVLTKYEICGLARLGFEKNCTILLPPFFFSTPGDVGARIVKWFVEGTIWGHLWITLIEAALAFVIGSVGGVLIGFWFARKPLVAAVFDPYVKMANALPRVVLAPIFALWLGLGIWSKVALGVTLVFFIVFFNVYQGVKEVSPTVLNNARMLGMSERQLMRHVYWPSALSWMFSSLHTSVGFAVVGAVVGEYLGSAAGLGYIIQQAEGVFDVAGVFAGMVVLAAFVIAIDLLVTLVENRLLAWRPAVADTRT, encoded by the coding sequence ATAAACCGCATCCAACTGCTGTCGTTGCAAATTCTCGTCGCGGTCGTCGCGATCGGACTCTGGCATGTGCTGACGAAGTACGAGATCTGCGGTCTCGCGAGACTCGGCTTCGAGAAGAACTGCACCATTCTCTTGCCGCCGTTCTTCTTCTCGACGCCTGGCGATGTCGGCGCGCGCATCGTGAAGTGGTTCGTTGAGGGCACGATCTGGGGTCATCTCTGGATCACGCTGATCGAAGCCGCACTCGCCTTCGTCATCGGCTCCGTCGGCGGCGTGCTGATCGGCTTCTGGTTCGCCCGCAAGCCGCTCGTCGCCGCCGTGTTCGATCCTTACGTGAAGATGGCGAACGCGCTGCCCCGCGTCGTGCTGGCGCCGATCTTCGCGCTGTGGCTCGGCCTCGGCATCTGGTCGAAGGTTGCGCTCGGCGTGACGCTGGTGTTCTTCATCGTCTTCTTCAACGTCTATCAGGGCGTGAAGGAAGTCTCGCCGACCGTGCTCAACAACGCGCGCATGCTTGGCATGAGCGAGCGCCAATTGATGCGCCACGTTTACTGGCCGTCCGCGCTGTCGTGGATGTTTTCGTCGCTACACACGTCGGTCGGCTTCGCAGTCGTCGGCGCTGTGGTCGGCGAATATCTCGGCTCGGCGGCAGGCCTCGGCTACATCATCCAACAAGCCGAGGGCGTGTTCGACGTCGCAGGCGTTTTCGCCGGCATGGTCGTGCTCGCCGCATTCGTTATCGCGATCGACCTGCTGGTGACGCTGGTCGAGAACAGATTACTGGCCTGGCGACCCGCCGTCGCCGATACCAGAACTTAG
- a CDS encoding ABC transporter substrate-binding protein, which yields MTTRRSFVIGTGALALSATTPALAQEKKSLTLGVGGKGLLYYLPLTLAERLGYFKEQGLDVTITDFGGGAKSLQSLIGGSADVVTGAYEHTIRMQVKNQPIVAVTELGRFPGIVIAVRKDRADKIKTLKDLKGAKIGVTAPGSSTHFFANALIGKEGLKTSDVSIIGIGGGAGAVAAMKKGDIDAISNLDPVISKLEQDGDIVVLADSRSEEGNQKLFGGNNPAAVVYFKADFVQKNPETVQRVVNAFYKTLKWLEKASADDVAKTVPPEYHLGDVALYKKAFEASKAMYSKDGIVSDAGMKNAYGMLKDFDEELKGANVDLSKTFDARFVKKAAGGA from the coding sequence ATGACCACACGCCGCTCGTTCGTTATCGGCACCGGCGCATTGGCGCTGTCCGCGACGACGCCTGCACTGGCTCAAGAAAAGAAATCGCTGACGCTCGGCGTTGGCGGCAAGGGCTTGCTCTACTATTTGCCGCTCACGCTGGCGGAGCGCCTCGGCTACTTCAAGGAGCAAGGTCTCGACGTCACGATCACGGATTTCGGCGGCGGCGCGAAATCGCTGCAGTCGCTGATCGGCGGTTCGGCCGATGTCGTGACAGGCGCCTACGAGCATACGATCCGCATGCAGGTGAAAAACCAACCGATTGTCGCCGTCACCGAACTAGGCCGCTTTCCCGGCATCGTGATCGCGGTGCGCAAGGATCGCGCCGACAAGATCAAGACGCTGAAGGACCTCAAGGGCGCGAAGATCGGCGTGACGGCGCCGGGCTCATCGACGCACTTCTTCGCCAACGCACTGATCGGCAAGGAAGGGCTCAAAACCTCCGACGTCTCGATCATCGGCATTGGCGGCGGCGCCGGCGCGGTTGCGGCGATGAAGAAAGGCGATATCGACGCGATCAGCAATCTCGATCCGGTGATTTCGAAGCTGGAGCAAGACGGCGACATCGTCGTGCTCGCCGACAGCCGTAGCGAAGAAGGAAACCAGAAGCTGTTCGGCGGAAACAACCCGGCCGCCGTCGTCTACTTCAAGGCCGACTTCGTGCAGAAAAATCCCGAGACGGTGCAGCGCGTGGTCAACGCCTTCTACAAGACGCTCAAGTGGCTCGAGAAGGCGAGCGCCGACGACGTCGCGAAGACGGTGCCGCCCGAATATCACCTCGGCGATGTCGCGCTCTACAAAAAGGCGTTCGAGGCTTCGAAGGCGATGTATTCCAAGGACGGTATCGTGTCGGACGCCGGCATGAAGAACGCCTACGGCATGCTGAAGGATTTCGACGAGGAACTGAAAGGCGCGAATGTCGATTTGAGTAAGACATTCGATGCGCGCTTCGTGAAGAAGGCGGCGGGCGGGGCTTGA
- the ilvC gene encoding ketol-acid reductoisomerase translates to MRVYYDRDADLNLIKGKKVAVIGYGSQGHAHALNMRDSGVKDIAIGLRKGSLSAKKAEGEKLKVMEVADAAKWADVVMMLTPDELQGDIYREHLHDNMKNGAAIMFAHGLNVHFNLIEPRADLDVLMVAPKGPGHTVRSEYQRGGGVPCLIAIHKDASGNAHDLGLSYASAVGGGRAGIIETTFQEECETDLFGEQVVLCGGLVELIKAGYETLVEAGYAPEMAYFECLHEVKLIVDLIYEGGIANMNYSISNTAEFGEYVTGPRIITAETKAEMKRVLADIQQGKFTRDWMLENRVNQTSFKATRAALARHPIEEVGAKLRDMMPWIKKGALVDKAKN, encoded by the coding sequence ATGCGTGTTTATTACGATCGCGATGCCGACTTGAACCTGATCAAGGGTAAGAAAGTCGCCGTCATCGGTTACGGCAGCCAGGGCCATGCTCACGCGCTCAACATGCGCGACTCGGGCGTGAAAGACATTGCAATCGGCCTGCGCAAGGGCTCGCTTTCGGCGAAGAAGGCCGAGGGCGAAAAACTCAAGGTGATGGAAGTCGCCGACGCCGCCAAGTGGGCCGACGTCGTGATGATGCTCACGCCGGACGAGCTGCAAGGCGACATCTATCGCGAGCACCTGCACGACAACATGAAGAACGGCGCCGCGATCATGTTCGCGCACGGCCTTAACGTTCACTTCAATCTCATCGAGCCGCGTGCCGATCTCGACGTGCTGATGGTCGCGCCGAAGGGCCCGGGACACACGGTGCGTTCGGAATATCAGCGCGGCGGCGGCGTGCCGTGCCTCATCGCGATCCACAAGGACGCGTCGGGCAATGCGCATGACCTCGGCCTCTCGTACGCATCGGCAGTCGGCGGTGGCCGCGCCGGCATCATCGAGACGACGTTCCAGGAAGAGTGCGAGACGGACTTGTTCGGCGAGCAGGTCGTGCTCTGCGGCGGTCTCGTCGAGCTTATCAAGGCCGGCTACGAGACGCTGGTCGAAGCCGGCTATGCGCCGGAAATGGCCTACTTCGAGTGCTTGCACGAAGTGAAGCTGATCGTCGACCTGATCTACGAAGGCGGCATCGCGAACATGAACTACTCGATCTCGAACACCGCCGAGTTCGGCGAATACGTGACGGGTCCGCGTATCATCACGGCCGAGACGAAGGCCGAAATGAAGCGCGTGCTCGCCGACATTCAGCAGGGCAAGTTCACCCGCGACTGGATGCTCGAGAACCGCGTCAACCAGACGTCGTTCAAGGCGACCCGCGCGGCTCTCGCCCGCCACCCGATCGAAGAAGTCGGCGCTAAGCTCCGCGACATGATGCCGTGGATCAAGAAGGGCGCGCTGGTCGACAAAGCCAAAAACTAA
- a CDS encoding Na+/H+ antiporter, with protein sequence MHTAELVLQLLFAVAVSGLLVRLTRIPAPFVQIALGAALAWPQLGGIHVMLDPELFLLLFIPPLLFIDGLNAPKRELRELWLPIGSLAFGLVFFTIAVVGPLLHWLIPALPLPVAYALAAVLSPTDAVAVSSLIDRAKMPPRLMHLLEGEALLNDASGLVVFRFAIAAALTGTFVLKSTYGPFVLVAAGGALAGLVTLVVLAQAQRFLAKLGDIAPEVQVLVNLLLPFAAYIVAEQFHASGIIAAVTAGLLFRWSGMYKHIGLAAGIQSNIVSGTIAFVFNGMVFLLLGLQLPDIIRKVPPEIASRHAWLEPLAVIVALTIGLLIVRFVFVMGNAKIRYIAVRLRGRVASRMPLFAAFALSIGGVRGAVTLAGVMSIPLLLPNGAPFPGRDLAIFLAAGVIICSLVIAALVLPFITSKLTLPSDNPLETEERAARIAAASAAIATIQERAGGLAASEELATAAAERLIASYRLRIAAAEDGNAQQDEARTLSRLEDDLRLAAIASERLAVRELFVKRKIGDETVNRLMSDLAMTEATLRKFRGANTKA encoded by the coding sequence ATGCACACAGCCGAACTCGTCCTACAGCTTCTCTTTGCCGTCGCCGTGTCGGGCTTGCTCGTCCGCCTGACGCGCATCCCGGCGCCGTTCGTGCAAATCGCGCTGGGTGCGGCTTTGGCTTGGCCTCAGCTTGGCGGCATCCACGTGATGCTCGACCCAGAGCTTTTCCTGCTGCTGTTCATTCCGCCGCTGCTGTTCATCGATGGTTTGAACGCGCCGAAGCGCGAGTTGCGCGAGCTTTGGCTGCCGATAGGGTCGCTGGCTTTCGGTCTCGTCTTTTTCACGATCGCAGTTGTCGGGCCGCTGTTGCATTGGCTCATCCCGGCGCTGCCGCTGCCTGTCGCTTACGCGCTCGCGGCAGTGCTTTCGCCGACGGATGCGGTCGCGGTCTCGTCGCTGATCGACCGCGCGAAGATGCCGCCGCGCCTCATGCATTTGCTGGAAGGCGAGGCGCTGCTCAACGATGCGTCCGGTCTCGTTGTCTTTCGCTTTGCAATCGCGGCGGCGCTCACCGGCACCTTCGTCCTAAAGTCCACTTACGGGCCGTTTGTTCTGGTCGCAGCCGGTGGCGCGCTTGCGGGACTCGTGACGCTGGTCGTTCTGGCTCAGGCGCAGCGTTTCTTGGCGAAGCTCGGCGACATCGCACCGGAAGTGCAGGTGTTGGTCAATCTCTTGCTGCCGTTCGCGGCCTACATCGTGGCAGAGCAATTCCACGCGTCCGGCATCATCGCGGCCGTGACAGCGGGACTGCTGTTCCGCTGGTCCGGGATGTACAAGCACATCGGTCTGGCGGCTGGAATTCAAAGCAACATCGTCTCCGGGACGATCGCTTTTGTCTTCAACGGCATGGTGTTTCTGCTGCTCGGCTTGCAACTGCCGGACATCATCCGGAAGGTGCCGCCCGAAATTGCGTCGCGGCATGCATGGCTTGAGCCGCTCGCCGTGATCGTCGCGCTGACGATCGGCCTCCTCATCGTTCGTTTTGTCTTCGTCATGGGCAATGCAAAAATCCGCTACATCGCAGTGCGGCTGCGAGGACGGGTCGCAAGCCGGATGCCGCTGTTTGCGGCATTTGCGCTGTCGATTGGCGGTGTGCGCGGCGCTGTCACGCTCGCCGGCGTGATGTCGATCCCGCTGCTGCTGCCGAACGGAGCGCCATTTCCGGGACGCGACCTCGCGATCTTCCTCGCCGCCGGTGTCATCATTTGCTCGCTCGTGATCGCGGCTTTGGTGTTGCCATTCATCACGTCGAAGTTGACGCTGCCGTCGGACAATCCGCTCGAAACCGAGGAGCGTGCGGCTCGCATCGCAGCGGCCTCCGCCGCGATCGCGACCATTCAGGAGCGCGCGGGTGGACTCGCAGCGTCTGAGGAATTGGCGACGGCGGCTGCCGAACGCCTGATCGCCAGTTATCGGTTGCGCATCGCAGCCGCCGAAGACGGCAATGCGCAGCAAGATGAAGCGCGGACATTGTCGCGGTTGGAGGATGATTTGCGTCTCGCCGCGATCGCCTCCGAGCGACTTGCGGTCCGCGAACTTTTCGTCAAGCGCAAGATCGGCGATGAGACCGTGAACCGTCTCATGAGCGATCTTGCGATGACGGAAGCGACGCTGCGGAAATTCCGCGGCGCCAATACGAAAGCTTGA
- a CDS encoding polyphosphate kinase 2 family protein has translation MISKKVIDSFKVTNGKKFRLADYKTNDTAGVDISKEDAATLLAETVSKIADLQAKLYADDRSALLVIVQAMDAAGKDSAIAAVTSGVNPAGVVVHSFKAPTSTELDHDFMWRTTNVLPERGRIGIFNRSYYEEVLITRVHPNILEHQKLPRDSITPNIYKDRLEDIRSFEAYIARNGIRPIKIFLNVSMDEQRKRFLSRIDEPAKNWKFNMADVTERKLFSKYMEAYEDAIRSTATPEAPWYVVPADRKWFARLVMAGAILDALEKIDPKFPTLPKEQLAELKAARAALMAEGPLKEKKEKKKEKDE, from the coding sequence GTGATTTCCAAAAAGGTTATCGATTCTTTCAAGGTTACCAACGGCAAGAAGTTTCGCCTTGCCGATTACAAAACCAATGACACGGCCGGCGTCGACATTTCAAAGGAAGACGCCGCCACGTTGCTCGCCGAGACCGTGAGCAAGATCGCGGATCTTCAGGCGAAGCTCTACGCCGACGATCGGTCGGCGCTGCTCGTTATCGTGCAGGCGATGGACGCGGCTGGCAAAGACAGCGCAATCGCGGCTGTTACGTCGGGCGTCAATCCGGCCGGTGTCGTCGTGCATTCGTTCAAAGCACCGACCTCCACCGAACTCGACCACGATTTCATGTGGCGCACGACGAACGTCCTGCCCGAGCGCGGACGCATCGGGATCTTCAATCGCTCGTATTACGAAGAAGTCCTCATTACGCGCGTCCATCCGAATATTCTCGAACATCAAAAGCTGCCGAGAGACTCGATCACTCCCAACATCTACAAGGATCGCCTCGAAGATATCCGCAGCTTCGAAGCTTACATCGCGCGCAACGGCATTCGCCCGATTAAGATCTTCCTAAACGTTTCGATGGACGAGCAGCGCAAGCGCTTCCTCTCGCGCATCGACGAGCCGGCCAAGAACTGGAAGTTCAACATGGCCGACGTCACCGAGCGAAAACTGTTTTCGAAGTACATGGAAGCGTATGAAGACGCGATCCGCTCCACAGCCACTCCAGAGGCGCCTTGGTACGTCGTGCCGGCCGATCGCAAGTGGTTTGCGCGGTTAGTGATGGCGGGTGCCATCCTCGATGCACTGGAAAAGATCGATCCGAAATTCCCGACATTGCCGAAAGAGCAATTGGCCGAGCTTAAAGCCGCGCGCGCCGCGCTGATGGCGGAAGGCCCGCTTAAGGAAAAGAAAGAGAAGAAGAAAGAGAAAGACGAATAG
- a CDS encoding pyridoxamine 5'-phosphate oxidase family protein — translation MPTPQELEAEFWKALKSDMTMMIGLDGVEDGHARPMTAQVDGDRGPIWFFTSTDTDLAKKVTQHARAIATFTSKNHKLFATVHGGLSLDTSRENIDRLWNRYVEAWFKGGKEDPKVALLRFDAERAEIWEDASSIMAGIKLMFGADPKEEYKDKVAKVAFR, via the coding sequence ATGCCCACCCCGCAGGAACTCGAAGCTGAATTCTGGAAAGCTCTCAAATCCGACATGACGATGATGATCGGTCTCGACGGTGTCGAGGACGGTCATGCGCGCCCGATGACGGCGCAGGTCGACGGTGATCGTGGACCGATCTGGTTCTTCACGTCGACCGACACGGACCTCGCCAAAAAGGTCACGCAGCACGCCCGCGCCATCGCTACCTTCACGTCGAAGAACCACAAGCTGTTCGCGACCGTACATGGCGGGCTGTCGCTCGACACCAGCCGCGAGAATATCGATCGCTTGTGGAACCGCTACGTCGAAGCCTGGTTCAAGGGCGGCAAGGAAGACCCGAAGGTCGCCCTGCTCCGCTTCGACGCCGAGCGCGCAGAGATCTGGGAAGACGCTTCCAGCATCATGGCGGGCATCAAGCTGATGTTCGGCGCTGACCCGAAGGAAGAATACAAAGACAAGGTGGCCAAGGTCGCGTTCCGCTAA